In one Tripterygium wilfordii isolate XIE 37 chromosome 22, ASM1340144v1, whole genome shotgun sequence genomic region, the following are encoded:
- the LOC119991727 gene encoding aspartic proteinase-like, with protein sequence MGALFRSFWLALLLVFPAVLSIPGDGLIRIELKKKKLDQIYRPTGQVDSSNGEVLRTPIKKYRFEGNLGDSNTDIVALKNYLDAQYFGEIGIGTPAQKFTVIFDTGSSNLWVPSSKCYFSIACYLHSKYRSGESSSYISNGKSAEIHYGTGAISGFFSNDHVKVGDLVVKDQEFIEATREPGIVFLAAKFDGILGLGFQEISVGNAVPVWYNMVNQGLVKDPVFSFWLNRDVNGQEGGEIVFGGVDEKHYKGDHTYVPVTHKGYWQFDMGDVLIDGETTGFCAGGCSAIADSGTSLLAGPTTIITQINHAIGASGVVSQECKAVVAQYGKTILEMLVVETQPQKICSQIGFCAFDGTQGVSMGIESMVDKKNLDKSSDGLHDAMCSACEMAVVWMQNQLRRNQTEEQILNYVNQLCDRIPSPNGESAVECSELSSMPNVSFTIGGKVFDLAPEEYILKVGEGAVAQCISGFTALDIAPPRGPLWILGDVFMGRYHTVFDYGNLQVGFAEAA encoded by the exons ATGGGTGCCCTATTTAGATCCTTTTGGTTGGCGCTTCTCCTTGTGTTTCCTGCTGTTCTTTCCATACCCGGTGATGGGTTGATCAGAATTgaactgaagaagaagaaattggatCAAATTTACCGACCAACAGGACAGGTTGACTCCAGTAATGGGGAAGTGTTGAGAACTCCTATCAAAAAGTATCGTTTCGAGGGGAATCTTGGAGACTCTAATACTGATATTGTTGCACTGAAGAACTACTTGGATGCTCAGTATTTTGGTGAGATTGGTATTGGAACCCCTGCTCAGAAGTTTACTGTGATATTTGATACTGGAAGTTCCAATCTTTGGGTTCCCTCATCAAAATGTTACTTCTCG ATTGCTTGCTATTTGCACTCGAAGTATAGATCTGGTGAATCAAGTTCCTACATTAGCAATG GGAAATCTGCTGAAATCCATTATGGAACTGGGGCAATTTCTGGTTTCTTTAGCAATGATCATGTCAAAGTCGGTGATCTTGTTGTCAAAGATCAG GAGTTCATTGAAGCCACTAGAGAGCCCGGCATCGTATTCTTGGCAGCCAAGTTTGATGGTATTCTTGGACTTGGATTTCAAGAGATTTCTGTAGGAAATGCTGTACCTGTCTG GTACAACATGGTAAATCAGGGTCTTGTAAAAGATCCAGTGTTTTCCTTTTGGTTGAATCGCGATGTCAATGGACAAGAAGGAGGAGAGATAGTGTTTGGCGGGGTTGATGAGAAGCATTACAAGGGCGATCATACATATGTTCCTGTAACTCATAAAGGCTATTGGCAG TTCGATATGGGTGATGTTCTGATTGATGGTGAAACAACTG GATTTTGTGCTGGTGGGTGCTCTGCAATTGCTGATTCTGGAACCTCTTTGTTGGCGGGTCCAACG ACCATCATTACTCAAATTAATCATGCCATTGGAGCCTCTGGTGTTGTAAGCCAAGAATGCAAGGCAGTGGTTGCGCAATATGGAAAAACCATACTGGAAATGCTTGTAGTTGAG ACACAACCACAAAAGATTTGCTCTCAGATTGGTTTCTGCGCTTTTGATGGGACTCAGGGTGTCAG CATGGGCATTGAGAGCATGGTGGATAAGAAGAACCTAGACAAGTCATCCGATGGTCTGCATGATGCTATGTGCTCTGCTTGTGAAATGGCAGTGGTATGGATGCAAAATCAGCTCAGGAGAAATCAAACAGAAGAACAAATATTGAATTATGTGAATCAG CTCTGTGATCGAATTCCCAGTCCCAATGGAGAGTCAGCAGTTGAATGCAGTGAGCTGTCTTCCATGCCTAATGTATCATTCACTATTGGTGGTAAAGTGTTTGACCTTGCACCGGAAGAG TACATTCTTAAAGTTGGGGAGGGAGCTGTTGCCCAGTGCATCAGTGGGTTCACTGCTTTAGATATTGCCCCACCTCGCGGTCCTCTCTG GATTCTGGGGGATGTTTTCATGGGTCGTTACCACACTGTGTTCGACTATGGTAACTTGCAAGTTGGATTTGCGGAAGCAGCTTAA